In Eupeodes corollae chromosome 3, idEupCoro1.1, whole genome shotgun sequence, a single genomic region encodes these proteins:
- the LOC129948955 gene encoding uncharacterized protein LOC129948955 yields the protein MNTLKQARGHFKRAITRAHTFIIEAKVDDIEILKTRLERLEESWKSFCLNQIELFQYCEEEGYVDPEIDFETTENKYLEAKSAFLKAIQNNTPPIPPSVSSSSANNNVDSLVGQNCSFALSAAKICSEIELPKFKIPPFSGDYRQWPEFRDMFLGSIDCKKLTGAQKMRYLKSFLENDAAKLLNGIEISDANYEQAWEKLEHRYDKPLYIVNSYIESFLKISNVAIADSGHLRRLVDKSDEVIRGLKAVKAEGRDPWLIYILLEKLDFDTRKAWSLHTNHSESETIDTFLEFLGKRSDALEACAKPNESKSSGNRQKTRPSNNIKSLAVAKQLCPMCKENHVLSQCSKFIELPISSRRSFARDQKLCYRCLGTNHSASRCRSKNHCPHCSVRHHVLVHMDSSSSVVEPEKLNLNVGKASTSNSVSIASHHSHNEVRPSGILPTVVAQVMNASGKFYKCRMLLDTGSQASFITENLVRKLGLSRRHARLPISGISSIEACVTQGVVSLNLRSCVDLNDVEVDAFILNRITTNTPLKSFRIDQSSLLGDLKLADPGFNKPGPIDILLGSDKAWSILREGRRTDEAGNLVAHNTLFGWVITGCTPNEGFVSLRVGIDEDVDVLLRSFWEVEEIDPKLHSSDSGDFVDTHFVNTFSRAPDNKYIVELPFRQKDIVFSNTLSGALSRLFSMERRFARQPNLRFEYCCFMRAYLQLGHMEKIPEAEIEPSSGKVYYLPHHAVVTNKLRVVFDGSHRDGKGVSLNEVLHVGPPLQRNLINVCLRFRVHKYVFGADIVKMFRQIWIDPNHRDFQRIVWRENSTEPVSHYRLRTVTYGTSPAPFLAMRVLKQLALEYKKQFPIASLSILHDCYVDDIMTGAESVTKILELKNELVNLLACGGLELSKWSSNCWPVLEGTSSEPTISLDRDSSNNWTKVLGLIWNPHRDILSYKISMNDSSSTPTKRKLLSEISKIFDPLGFLAPSTILLKMLFQELWAHSMKIGWDDPLPTEVAEKWILYREELFLFEKIEILRRCTFSAGGLELIGFSDASEKAYSAVVYARSFSEDGQIEVQLISAKTRVAPIKQLSIPRLELCGALLLSRLVQLVRNSLNCKISQTFAFCDSQIVLAWLSAPPRRWNTFVANRTSEILGILPRSNWNFIRSEENPADCASRGVMPSKLLNLEIWWKGPKWLSKNFECWDIAAESEELKEVPESRRQIVVANVSCAHEDFLDRLCKRISSWDCVIRIVAVFVRRAKNGKLPVEERVRGYLRSSELLYAKQKCLKWAQKEFEPDKASLKAEKSVLYSSKLSSLAPFVDHDGLLRVGGRISKAVNATFSMKHPVILPKNHQISKLILTSFHLRFLHAGVSELFSIVRQEFWILGSRNLIRKVVHDCIGCFRQRQATSQQLMGDLPSSRLSPSFAFDQTGCDYAGPITLRLARGRNPKFVKGYFAIFVCMTTKALHLEVVSDLSTDAFLAALRRFIARRGKCSIIYSDNGTNFRGAASNLSDWYNLVRSENHNAQISRTLAADSIRWEFIPPHSPHFAGLWEAGVKSVKTHLRRVIGNNMLTFEEMTTLLSQIEALLNSRPLCSISDSDLNPLTPSHFLIGRPYTAIPEPNYLEVPENRLGRWQLAQNMLQGFWRRWHSEYLTSLQQRPKWHKTKNFEVGDLVVVKEQNLPPSKWALGRIEILHPGDDGLVRVVSLRTKNGIFQRPITKLAILPCS from the coding sequence ATGAATACTTTGAAACAAGCTCGTGGACATTTCAAACGTGCTATTACTCGCGCTCATACGTTTATTATCGAGGCGAAAGTTGATGAtatcgaaattttaaaaacgcGTTTGGAACGTTTGGAGGAATCATGGAAGTCTTTTTGTTTGAATCAAATCGAACTATTTCAATATTGCGAGGAAGAGGGTTACGTTGACCctgaaattgattttgaaaccaccgaaaataaatatttggaaGCAAAAAGTGCCTTTTTGAAAGCTATCCAAAACAATACGCCTCCGATTCCTCCATCGGTTTCAAGTAGTAGCGCTAATAATAATGTTGACTCTTTGGTTGGACAAAATTGCTCATTTGCCCTTTCTGCGGCCAAGATTTGTTCGGAAATTGAACTACCGAAATTTAAGATACCGCCATTTAGTGGCGATTATCGACAATGGCCAGAATTTCGTGATATGTTTTTAGGGAGTATTGATTGCAAAAAACTCACTGGTGCTCAGAAGATGCGATATTTGAAATCCTTTTTAGAAAATGACGCCGCGAAACTTCTTAACGGTATTGAGATTTCGGACGCGAATTATGAACAAGCGTGGGAAAAACTGGAACACCGTTATGATAAACCGTTATACATTGTTAACAGTTATatcgaaagttttttaaaaatctccaACGTAGCGATCGCGGATAGTGGACATTTGCGTCGGTTAGTGGACAAGTCGGACGAGGTGATTCGTGGTTTAAAAGCTGTTAAGGCTGAAGGGAGAGATCCGTGGCTTATATACATTTTGCTCGAAAAACTAGACTTTGATACGCGAAAGGCTTGGTCTCTTCACACAAACCATTCGGAATCGGAAACTATAGATACGTTTCTTGAGTTTTTGGGAAAACGAAGCGATGCTTTGGAAGCATGTGCTAAGCCAAATGAATCGAAATCGTCGGGAAATAGACAGAAAACGCGCCCTTCGAATAATATAAAGAGTCTTGCGGTTGCCAAGCAGTTATGTCCCATGTGTAAGGAAAATCACGTCCTTTCACAGTGTTCTAAATTTATTGAGTTGCCCATTTCGTCACGTCGTTCCTTTGCTCGAGACCAAAAGTTGTGTTACCGATGTTTAGGAACTAATCATTCGGCTTCGCGTTGTCGTTCGAAGAATCATTGTCCTCATTGTAGCGTTCGTCACCATGTTCTCGTGCACATGGATTCGTCATCATCGGTTGTTGAACccgaaaaattgaatttgaacgtCGGGAAAGCTTCAACATCTAATTCTGTTTCGATTGCTAGTCATCATTCTCATAATGAAGTTCGGCCATCTGGGATTTTGCCCACTGTTGTTGCGCAGGTCATGAATGCATCGGGAAAGTTTTACAAATGTCGCATGCTGCTAGACACTGGATCTCAAGCATCTTTTATTACGGAAAATTTAGTGAGGAAATTAGGTCTTAGCCGTCGCCATGCTCGTCTTCCTATATCAGGCATATCTTCGATAGAAGCTTGTGTTACTCAGGGTGTCGTTTCGCTCAATCTTAGATCTTGCGTTGATTTAAATGATGTGGAAGTTGACGCTTTCATTTTGAATCGCATAACTACGAATACCCCTTTGAAATCGTTTCGGATTGATCAATCATCGCTCTTGGGTGATTTAAAGTTGGCTGATCCAGGCTTTAACAAACCAGGTCCCATTGATATTTTGCTCGGATCTGATAAGGCTTGGAGTATTTTGCGTGAGGGTAGAAGAACGGACGAAGCTGGTAATTTGGTTGCTCATAATACACTTTTTGGATGGGTGATAACTGGTTGTACTCCCAACGAAGGTTTTGTTTCGCTACGAGTTGGAATTGATGAGGATGTTGATGTACTTTTAAGGTCCTTTTGGGAAGTTGAAGAGATTGATCCTAAATTGCATTCATCGGACTCAGGTGATTTCGTAGACACCCATTTTGTTAATACATTTTCGCGTGCGCCCGACAACAAATACATTGTTGAACTTCCTTTTCGCCAAAAGGACATCGTTTTTAGTAACACCCTCTCCGGAGCTTTGTCCAGATTGTTCTCAATGGAACGCCGTTTTGCTCGTCAGCCAAATCTACGATTtgaatattgttgttttatgaGGGCATATCTGCAATTAGGTCATATGGAGAAAATTCCGGAAGCTGAGATTGAACCATCTTCGGGGAAGGTTTATTATTTGCCGCATCATGCAGTAGTTACAAACAAGCTACGCGTTGTCTTTGATGGGTCTCATCGAGATGGAAAGGGTGTTAGTCTAAATGAGGTCCTCCATGTAGGGCCTCCTCTCCAGCGGAACCTCATCAACGTTTGCTTGCGGTTTAGGGTGCACAAATATGTTTTTGGAGCTGATATCGTAAAGATGTTCAGGCAAATTTGGATTGACCCAAATCATAGGGATTTTCAGCGTATTGTGTGGCGAGAGAATTCTACGGAACCAGTTAGTCATTACCGATTGCGTACCGTCACTTACGGTACTTCACCTGCTccttttttggcaatgagagTTTTGAAACAGCTTGCCTTGGAATACAAGAAACAGTTTCCTATTGCTTCTCTCTCTATTTTGCATGATTGTTATGTTGATGACATCATGACCGGGGCAGAATCTGTTACTAAAATTTTGGAGCTTAAAAATGAGCTCGTTAATCTGTTGGCTTGTGGTGGCTTAGAGTTAAGCAAATGGAGTTCTAATTGTTGGCCAGTCTTAGAAGGAACTAGTTCGGAACCCACAATTTCTCTTGACCGTGACTCCTCTAATAATTGGACAAAGGTACTTGGATTAATTTGGAATCCTCATCGGGacattttatcttacaaaatcTCTATGAATGATTCGTCGTCAACGCCCACAAAGAGGAAACTGTTGTCAGAGATTTCCAAAATCTTTGATCCACTTGGCTTTCTGGCTCCttctacaattttgttaaaaatgctaTTCCAGGAGTTATGGGCGCATTCAATGAAAATAGGATGGGATGATCCCCTTCCTACTGAGGTAGCCGAAAAATGGATTTTGTACCGAgaagaattgtttttgtttgaaaaaattgagattttgcGAAGATGTACTTTCAGTGCTGGTGGCTTAGAATTGATAGGTTTTTCTGATGCGTCCGAGAAAGCATACTCAGCGGTGGTGTACGCTAGAAGTTTTTCTGAAGACGGCCAAATCGAAGTTCAACTTATTTCTGCGAAAACTCGGGTCGCTCCAATTAAACAACTTAGCATTCCCCGTCTTGAGCTATGTGGAGCTCTGCTTCTTAGTCGTTTGGTGCAACTTGTTCGGAattctttaaattgtaaaattagtCAAACCTTTGCCTTTTGTGATTCGCAAATCGTGCTAGCCTGGTTGTCCGCTCCACCTCGTCGTTGGAATACCTTTGTCGCTAATCGCACCTCAGAAATACTTGGTATTCTACCCCGCTCTAATTGGAACTTTATTCGCTCTGAGGAAAATCCAGCGGATTGCGCATCGCGAGGGGTAATGCCAAGTAAATTACTCAATTTGGAAATTTGGTGGAAAGGGCCGAAATggctttcaaaaaactttgagTGTTGGGATATTGCTGCAGAGAGCGAAGAACTTAAAGAGGTACCGGAAAGTAGGAGGCAAATTGTAGTTGCCAATGTTTCGTGTGCCCATGAAGACTTCCTGGATAGGCTTTGTAAACGCATTTCTTCGTGGGATTGTGTAATTCGTATTGTAGCAGTATTTGTTCGCCGAGCTAAAAACGGAAAACTTCCGGTTGAAGAACGAGTTCGAGGATACCTTCGCTCCTCCGAATTGCTTTATGCGaagcaaaaatgtttgaagtggGCTCAGAAAGAGTTTGAACCAGATAAAGCGTCCCTAAAAGCAGAGAAATCTGTCTTGTATTCTTCCAAACTTTCTTCGTTGGCTCCTTTTGTTGACCATGATGGCCTACTTCGTGTTGGAGGTAGAATTTCGAAGGCTGTCAATGCTACTTTTAGCATGAAACATCCTGTGATATTGCCGAAAAATCATCAAATATCAAAACTTATTCTAACTAGCTTTCATTTAAGATTTCTGCATGCCGGTGTATCGGAGCTTTTCTCCATAGTTCGCCAGGAGTTTTGGATTTTGGGAAGTAGAAATCTAATAAGGAAGGTGGTTCATGATTGCATTGGCTGTTTCCGTCAACGCCAAGCCACATCACAGCAGCTGATGGGAGATCTACCTTCTTCTCGGCTTTCACCATCCTTCGCCTTTGACCAAACTGGATGTGACTATGCAGGGCCCATCACTCTTCGCTTAGCCAGAGGAAGAAATCCCAAATTTGTAAAGGGCTACTTCGCGATCTTTGTATGCATGACAACAAAGGCATTGCATTTGGAAGTGGTTAGCGATCTGTCCACGGATGCGTTCTTAGCGGCCTTGAGGAGATTCATCGCTAGAAGGGGGAAGTGTAGTATTATCTACTCGGACAACGGTACTAACTTCCGTGGAGCTGCAAGCAACCTATCGGATTGGTACAATTTGGTTCGGTCCGAAAACCATAATGCACAAATATCAAGGACGTTAGCAGCTGACAGCATAAGGTGGGAGTTTATTCCACCACACAGCCCGCATTTTGCAGGGCTTTGGGAAGCGGGCGTTAAAAGTGTTAAAACTCATCTTCGTCGTGTTATAGGGAACAATATGTTGACCTTTGAGGAAATGACAACTTTGCTCTCTCAAATTGAAGCCTTATTAAATTCTAGGCCACTTTGTTCTATTTCCGATTCTGATTTGAACCCTCTAACTCCGTCTCATTTTCTTATAGGCCGACCGTACACAGCAATTCCGGAGCCAAACTACCTTGAAGTTCCAGAAAATCGACTTGGAAGATGGCAGCTAGCACAAAACATGCTGCAAGGATTTTGGCGGCGTTGGCACAGCGAATATCTCACATCATTGCAACAACGTCCAAAATGGCACAAGACCAAAAACTTCGAAGTCGGTGACTTGGTTGTCGTCAAGGAACAAAATTTGCCTCCATCAAAATGGGCTTTAGGACGAATCGAAATTCTTCACCCAGGGGATGACGGCCTTGTAAGAGTGGTATCTCTTCGAACCAAAAATGGCATCTTTCAACGCCCAATAACAAAGCTGGCAATCTTACCATGTTCCTGA